In the genome of Salinirussus salinus, one region contains:
- a CDS encoding DUF2891 domain-containing protein, whose product MNPLEVTDTETLLSGRGGWLTSEVVETLARYPLESVDTEFPHHGRAVDSPEGNPRPAERSPVFYGCYDWHSAVHSHWCLVRQLRLFDGHPDGAEIRRSIDDRVTAANVETELEQFEGGGFENPYGWAWFLRLAAELDAWDDPQGAEWRATLAPLEERIRDLTRSEFLTQERPFRVGTHHNSAFALGAVLDYATGVGDGDLAAETRETARRFYAEDTDYPLGYEPLSWDFLSPALTEASLMQRVLDDGEFEPWFESFLPDVAERPREALPEPVAVEDDEDGVALHFVGLNLARAWCLADLAVALDGPTATVLEASARDHAEAGLREAFTDDYDGAHWLSSFVLYLVTRHHGA is encoded by the coding sequence GTGAATCCACTCGAGGTCACCGACACGGAGACGCTGCTCTCGGGGAGGGGCGGCTGGCTCACGTCCGAGGTGGTCGAGACGCTCGCACGGTACCCGCTGGAGTCGGTCGACACCGAGTTCCCCCACCACGGGCGGGCCGTCGACTCGCCGGAGGGCAACCCCCGACCGGCCGAGCGGTCGCCGGTCTTCTATGGCTGTTACGACTGGCACTCCGCGGTCCACAGCCACTGGTGTCTGGTCCGCCAGCTCCGGCTGTTCGACGGCCACCCCGACGGGGCCGAAATCCGCCGGAGCATCGACGACAGAGTGACGGCGGCCAACGTCGAGACGGAACTCGAACAGTTCGAGGGCGGCGGCTTCGAGAACCCTTACGGCTGGGCGTGGTTCCTGCGTCTGGCCGCCGAACTCGACGCCTGGGACGACCCGCAGGGAGCGGAGTGGCGGGCGACCCTCGCGCCGCTCGAGGAGCGGATCCGCGACCTCACCCGCTCGGAATTTCTCACTCAGGAGCGCCCGTTCCGGGTCGGCACCCACCACAACTCCGCGTTCGCACTCGGGGCGGTGCTTGACTACGCGACGGGGGTCGGCGACGGCGACCTGGCCGCGGAAACACGGGAGACTGCCCGGCGGTTCTACGCCGAGGACACCGACTACCCGCTCGGGTACGAGCCGCTGAGCTGGGACTTCCTCTCGCCGGCGCTGACCGAAGCGAGTCTGATGCAGCGGGTGCTCGACGACGGGGAGTTCGAGCCGTGGTTCGAGAGCTTCCTGCCCGACGTGGCCGAACGCCCCCGCGAGGCGCTGCCGGAACCGGTCGCGGTCGAGGACGACGAAGACGGCGTCGCGCTACATTTCGTCGGCCTGAACCTCGCGCGGGCGTGGTGTCTCGCGGACCTGGCGGTCGCACTCGACGGTCCGACGGCGACGGTGCTGGAAGCGAGCGCGCGCGACCACGCCGAAGCGGGGCTACGGGAGGCTTTCACCGACGACTACGACGGCGCCCACTGGCTCTCGTCGTTCGTGCTCTACCTGGTCACGCGACACCACGGCGCCTGA
- a CDS encoding rhomboid family intramembrane serine protease: MRRSPVLETLAVMLAVFVLQVALGVLGQAGALAASAVTVVAEPWTLATSVYAHAGPGHLVANAVALAVVGPLVARRTTRARFHAFFLATGMAAVLAELAVGGVWGQPPVVLGASGAVFALVGYLLTGNRLAGAVLDWVDLSPRAKLLGLAVLVVGLTLVTGSSRAALVAHAAGLTLGLVAGRLGVLDSRRGADRGSQQVRDLQRD, translated from the coding sequence ATGCGCCGGTCCCCGGTCCTCGAGACCCTGGCGGTGATGCTCGCGGTCTTCGTCCTCCAGGTCGCGCTGGGCGTGCTCGGGCAGGCGGGTGCACTCGCGGCGAGCGCGGTCACCGTCGTGGCCGAGCCCTGGACGCTCGCCACGAGCGTCTACGCCCACGCGGGGCCGGGCCACCTGGTGGCGAACGCGGTCGCGCTGGCGGTCGTCGGCCCGCTGGTGGCCCGCCGGACGACCCGCGCCCGGTTCCACGCCTTCTTCCTCGCGACCGGGATGGCGGCGGTGCTCGCGGAGCTTGCCGTCGGCGGGGTGTGGGGGCAGCCGCCGGTCGTGCTTGGGGCCAGCGGTGCGGTGTTCGCGCTCGTGGGTTACCTGCTCACGGGCAACCGGCTTGCGGGCGCCGTCCTCGACTGGGTCGACCTCTCCCCGAGGGCGAAGCTGCTCGGGCTGGCCGTCCTGGTCGTCGGCCTGACGCTCGTTACGGGCTCGTCACGGGCCGCGCTGGTGGCCCACGCTGCCGGGCTGACGCTGGGGCTGGTCGCCGGCCGGCTGGGCGTGCTCGACAGCCGTCGCGGAGCCGACCGGGGGTCACAGCAGGTCCGCGACCTCCAGCGGGACTGA
- a CDS encoding DUF5784 family protein, whose amino-acid sequence MAGPIRFRRATDRWHLDRVRNALYNPLDGRFGADLASPWFAPPAGHDARRLEMDNGDLALFAWAENGDGAWWLGNTETPKTLWKTEKYSFEEAPDEVAEWAQRELLATLEVEDPWLADYEVLSWFFLPVFFSKDGREVTRRFFAEDAAGFPDAGREEGVTFYDDLLATGLLDDYRYTMATKLGTSEQFDRTRMRATMGEFDAAKLLDDAGHDLAPEVELDSGHALDFRVDGHTLVEVTRPQPPGNRRAGTPAAALRETVDGKTSDQLRAHEGATLLVDCTSFRDDEWSAVMGERPAVGYEPTVVYRYRPDGSLSGYTRGSVPLEVADLL is encoded by the coding sequence GTGGCAGGCCCGATCCGCTTCCGGCGCGCGACCGACCGCTGGCACCTCGACCGCGTCCGGAACGCCCTCTACAACCCGCTCGACGGCCGCTTCGGGGCCGACCTCGCCAGCCCGTGGTTCGCCCCCCCGGCTGGACACGACGCCCGGCGGCTGGAGATGGACAACGGCGACCTCGCGCTCTTTGCCTGGGCCGAAAACGGCGACGGAGCGTGGTGGCTCGGCAACACCGAGACGCCCAAGACGCTCTGGAAGACCGAGAAGTACAGCTTCGAGGAGGCCCCCGACGAAGTGGCCGAGTGGGCACAGCGCGAGCTGCTCGCCACACTGGAGGTCGAGGACCCCTGGCTGGCCGACTACGAGGTGCTCTCGTGGTTCTTTCTGCCGGTCTTCTTCTCGAAGGACGGCCGGGAGGTCACCCGCCGCTTTTTCGCCGAGGACGCCGCCGGCTTCCCCGACGCCGGCCGCGAGGAGGGAGTGACCTTCTACGACGACCTGCTGGCGACGGGGCTGCTCGACGACTACCGGTACACGATGGCGACCAAACTGGGCACCAGCGAGCAGTTCGACCGCACGCGCATGCGGGCGACCATGGGCGAGTTCGACGCCGCGAAGCTCCTGGACGATGCCGGTCACGACCTCGCGCCCGAGGTCGAACTCGACTCCGGGCACGCCCTGGACTTCCGGGTCGACGGCCACACGCTCGTGGAGGTGACCCGGCCCCAGCCCCCCGGGAACCGCCGGGCGGGCACGCCCGCCGCCGCCCTCCGGGAGACCGTCGACGGCAAGACCAGCGACCAGCTCCGTGCCCACGAGGGGGCGACGCTGCTCGTGGACTGTACCTCCTTCCGTGACGACGAGTGGTCGGCGGTGATGGGCGAGCGCCCGGCCGTGGGCTACGAGCCGACAGTGGTCTACCGCTACCGGCCCGACGGGAGCCTCTCGGGGTACACCCGCGGCTCAGTCCCGCTGGAGGTCGCGGACCTGCTGTGA
- a CDS encoding DUF5786 family protein translates to MSMGSYDEAEHERRERKNSEVDANFDDERAEHDGQVEYEGGESAEELLDQFKRIQS, encoded by the coding sequence ATGTCGATGGGCTCATATGACGAAGCGGAGCACGAGCGCCGCGAACGGAAAAACAGCGAAGTCGACGCCAACTTCGACGACGAGCGGGCGGAACACGACGGCCAGGTCGAGTACGAGGGTGGCGAGTCGGCCGAGGAGCTTCTCGACCAGTTCAAGCGGATTCAGTCCTGA
- a CDS encoding DUF7530 family protein — MTAGGESPGTRYGETWVYEGIIGALPGVDVSPGLALAIQFTVFEGAILLLAWVYGLWTAAVAGTVAVVVATLGSAEMLRIARQTREADVPEAYRRLLFGSNVEVVLSVLAYVALVTHLFVYDPQMGGASLVGTLFGPEPPVLVVYLTLLVLWDVCYRIGTGWWASVVALWRSVRFRFDDETRRQLLRADLGTLGFGLTQLALVPFVLGQPVLLAAVVGHVLAVSAVTGLAILLSRGQD, encoded by the coding sequence GTGACCGCTGGGGGGGAGTCCCCGGGGACGCGGTACGGGGAGACCTGGGTCTACGAAGGGATCATCGGCGCGCTCCCGGGCGTGGACGTCTCGCCGGGGCTGGCGCTTGCCATCCAGTTCACCGTCTTCGAGGGCGCCATCCTCCTTCTGGCGTGGGTCTACGGGCTCTGGACGGCCGCCGTCGCGGGGACGGTCGCTGTGGTCGTCGCGACGCTGGGCAGCGCGGAGATGCTGCGGATCGCCCGCCAGACCCGCGAGGCCGACGTCCCCGAGGCCTACCGCCGGCTGCTCTTTGGCTCGAACGTCGAGGTCGTCCTCTCGGTGCTGGCCTACGTCGCGCTCGTGACCCACCTGTTCGTCTACGACCCGCAGATGGGGGGAGCGTCGCTGGTGGGGACGCTGTTCGGCCCGGAACCGCCCGTGCTGGTCGTCTATCTCACGCTGCTGGTGCTGTGGGACGTCTGCTACCGGATCGGGACGGGCTGGTGGGCAAGCGTGGTCGCGCTGTGGCGGTCGGTCCGGTTTCGCTTCGACGACGAGACGCGCCGTCAGCTCCTGCGGGCGGATCTGGGGACGCTCGGCTTCGGCCTCACGCAGCTGGCGCTGGTCCCGTTCGTCCTCGGCCAGCCGGTCCTGCTTGCGGCCGTCGTCGGACACGTGCTGGCGGTGTCGGCGGTCACCGGCCTCGCGATACTGCTCTCGCGCGGTCAGGACTGA
- a CDS encoding NAD(P)H-binding protein, with product MRVLVTGATGFVGGRLVPALLEAGHDVRALVRDAGRYDAPDGVTVCEGDVLEPGSFEDCLEGVEAAYYLIHSMRAGEDFAERDRRAAANFRDAADAAGVERVVYLGGLGEEGEDLSHHLESRREVESVLAAGEYELTTLRAAVIIGDGSASFDMIRQLASRLPVMVTPRWVRNECQPIAIDDVLAYLVGVLDAPETAGGTFEVGGPDVLTYEQILRTTARVMGRREPFIISVPVLTPRLSSYWVGLVTDVDFHVARPLIDGLKNPVVVGDDAITDLVDVDLTPYDEAVRRALTVEDYRPLAEVGASP from the coding sequence ATGCGCGTACTGGTCACGGGAGCGACGGGCTTCGTCGGCGGGCGGCTGGTCCCGGCGCTCCTCGAGGCGGGTCACGACGTGCGGGCGCTGGTCCGGGACGCCGGCCGGTACGACGCCCCCGACGGCGTGACGGTCTGTGAGGGCGACGTGCTCGAGCCCGGGAGCTTCGAGGACTGTCTCGAGGGCGTCGAGGCCGCCTACTACCTGATCCACTCGATGCGGGCCGGCGAAGACTTCGCCGAGCGCGACCGGCGCGCGGCCGCGAACTTCCGGGACGCGGCCGACGCCGCCGGCGTCGAGCGCGTGGTCTACCTGGGCGGGCTCGGCGAGGAGGGCGAGGACCTCTCCCATCACCTGGAATCCAGACGGGAGGTCGAGTCGGTCCTCGCCGCCGGGGAGTACGAGCTGACGACGCTGCGGGCGGCAGTGATAATCGGCGACGGGTCGGCCAGCTTCGACATGATCCGCCAGCTCGCCAGCCGGCTCCCGGTGATGGTCACCCCGCGGTGGGTCCGCAACGAGTGCCAGCCCATCGCTATCGACGACGTGCTCGCCTATCTGGTGGGCGTCCTCGACGCCCCCGAGACCGCCGGCGGGACCTTCGAGGTCGGTGGACCGGACGTGCTCACCTACGAGCAGATCCTCCGGACCACCGCCCGCGTCATGGGCCGGCGCGAACCGTTCATCATCTCGGTGCCCGTCCTGACCCCCCGGCTGTCCTCCTACTGGGTCGGGCTGGTGACCGACGTGGACTTCCACGTCGCCCGGCCGCTGATCGACGGGCTGAAAAACCCCGTCGTCGTCGGCGACGACGCGATCACCGACCTCGTCGACGTGGACCTGACACCCTACGACGAGGCGGTCCGCCGGGCTCTCACGGTCGAGGACTACCGCCCGCTCGCGGAGGTGGGGGCCTCGCCGTGA
- a CDS encoding DUF7561 family protein, with protein MARQPCDGCGKQVSIAGGIANLWTLEADETGGIQLELADGSDHFLCYECMERLPDDREPTAEDVEALPGAE; from the coding sequence ATGGCACGCCAGCCGTGTGACGGGTGCGGGAAGCAGGTCTCTATCGCCGGCGGCATCGCGAACCTCTGGACGCTGGAGGCCGACGAGACCGGCGGGATCCAGCTCGAACTCGCCGACGGCAGCGACCACTTTCTCTGTTACGAGTGCATGGAGCGGCTGCCCGACGACCGCGAGCCGACCGCCGAGGACGTCGAGGCGCTTCCCGGCGCGGAGTGA
- a CDS encoding helicase C-terminal domain-containing protein, with product MDPSRIHEAFPAPEYRGNQEGALDRIRAAFEAGNDVVLVRAPTGSGKSLLARAVAGCARQASADDPTKPVGAYYTTPQVSQLEDVAADPLLEDLSVIRGKNNYDCILPGETDTPVNQAPCARERGFDCQVKHRCPYFSDRTIAANRPVAAMTLAYFMQTAGSDVFGQRDVVVVDEAHGLGDWAEMYATIDLGPDTVPVWSAADVPAVEGLEDAADFSDYLTTLAERRLDQLRGRPELGPEEAAERDRLQELRGDLSWFAEEYRDPESPTTWVVDQPDGAGTRVTVKPLAPERYLKHTVWERGRKFALLSATILDKDAFCAGVGLDPADVALVDVAHTFPVEHRPLYDVTRGKMTYEHREETLPAVARALVRVMQRHPDEKGLVHCHSYAIQEQLGELLADFGVGSRVRSHDSDDRDGQLAAWKRHEGADVFLSVKMEEALDLEGELCRWQVLCKAPYPNTRDSRVAQRLEDGQWGWYYRAALRTVIQACGRVVRAPDDHGATYLADSSLLDLFERARTDMPDWFADQVDRLSEPDLPDFAPGEALGGDTSQRAGGGSRGRGRSRNRSRGRSRGRSRSSNDHPLSDVWD from the coding sequence GTGGACCCCAGCCGCATCCACGAGGCGTTCCCCGCCCCCGAGTACCGCGGCAACCAGGAGGGGGCCCTCGACCGGATACGGGCGGCCTTCGAGGCCGGTAACGACGTGGTGCTGGTGCGCGCGCCGACGGGCAGCGGCAAGTCCCTGCTGGCCCGGGCGGTGGCCGGCTGTGCCCGCCAGGCCAGCGCCGACGACCCCACGAAGCCGGTCGGGGCCTACTACACCACCCCGCAGGTCTCCCAGCTTGAGGATGTGGCCGCCGACCCGCTGCTCGAGGACCTGAGCGTCATCCGCGGGAAGAACAACTACGACTGCATTCTCCCCGGCGAGACCGACACGCCCGTGAACCAGGCGCCCTGCGCCCGGGAGCGCGGCTTCGACTGCCAGGTCAAACACCGGTGTCCGTACTTCTCGGACCGGACCATCGCCGCCAACCGCCCGGTCGCGGCGATGACGCTCGCCTATTTCATGCAGACCGCCGGCTCGGACGTGTTCGGCCAGCGGGACGTGGTCGTGGTCGACGAGGCCCACGGGCTGGGCGACTGGGCGGAGATGTACGCCACCATCGACCTCGGGCCCGACACGGTCCCCGTCTGGTCGGCCGCGGACGTCCCTGCGGTCGAGGGTCTCGAGGACGCCGCCGACTTTTCGGACTATCTGACGACGCTCGCGGAGCGCCGGCTGGACCAGCTGCGCGGCCGACCGGAACTCGGCCCCGAGGAAGCCGCCGAGCGCGACCGGCTGCAGGAGCTACGCGGGGACCTCTCCTGGTTCGCCGAGGAGTACCGCGACCCCGAGAGCCCGACCACCTGGGTCGTCGACCAGCCCGACGGCGCCGGCACCCGCGTCACGGTCAAGCCTCTCGCTCCCGAGCGCTATCTCAAACACACCGTCTGGGAACGGGGCCGGAAGTTCGCGCTGCTGTCGGCGACCATCCTCGACAAGGACGCCTTCTGTGCCGGGGTCGGCCTGGACCCGGCCGATGTCGCCCTCGTCGACGTCGCCCACACCTTCCCCGTCGAGCACCGTCCGCTGTACGACGTCACGCGCGGGAAGATGACCTACGAACACCGCGAGGAGACCCTGCCTGCGGTCGCCCGGGCGCTGGTGCGGGTGATGCAACGCCACCCCGACGAGAAGGGGCTGGTCCACTGTCACTCCTACGCGATCCAGGAGCAACTCGGGGAGTTGCTCGCGGACTTCGGCGTCGGGTCCCGGGTCCGGAGCCACGACAGCGACGACCGCGACGGGCAGCTCGCGGCCTGGAAGCGCCACGAGGGGGCCGACGTCTTCCTCTCGGTGAAGATGGAGGAGGCGCTGGACCTGGAGGGCGAGCTCTGCCGGTGGCAGGTGCTCTGCAAGGCCCCCTACCCGAACACGCGGGACTCGCGGGTCGCCCAGCGCCTGGAGGACGGGCAGTGGGGCTGGTACTACCGGGCGGCGCTGCGGACGGTCATCCAGGCCTGCGGCCGGGTCGTCCGGGCGCCCGACGACCACGGCGCCACGTATCTCGCCGATTCCTCGCTACTGGACCTGTTCGAGCGCGCCCGGACGGACATGCCCGACTGGTTCGCCGACCAGGTCGACCGCCTCAGCGAGCCCGACCTGCCGGACTTTGCGCCCGGGGAAGCGCTCGGTGGGGATACGAGCCAGCGGGCGGGTGGAGGGTCGCGCGGGCGGGGCCGTAGCCGCAACCGCAGTCGCGGACGCAGCCGCGGCCGCTCGCGCTCGAGCAATGACCACCCGCTCTCGGACGTGTGGGACTGA
- a CDS encoding zinc ribbon domain-containing protein yields MSPPSTPREQRGCPKCGHTETEVGSISTTGDGLSKMFDIQTNSFKVVSCTQCGYSELYRDDTPGSSDIVDVFLG; encoded by the coding sequence GTGAGCCCTCCATCCACTCCCCGCGAGCAGCGGGGCTGTCCGAAGTGCGGTCACACGGAAACAGAGGTCGGCAGCATCTCCACGACCGGCGACGGTCTCAGCAAGATGTTCGACATCCAGACCAACTCCTTCAAGGTCGTCTCCTGCACGCAGTGTGGCTACTCCGAGCTGTACCGCGACGACACACCCGGGAGCAGCGACATCGTGGACGTCTTCCTGGGGTAG